A genomic segment from Luteolibacter ambystomatis encodes:
- a CDS encoding ABC transporter permease yields the protein MSLRSVFTLLGPFLALIVIYSIFGAMRPVMFSSDVMLSVLTQTVIVATAAIGMTLIIISGGIDLSVGSIIAFACVVAATLITKGYPPVAVFAATIGFGALCGLFNGSLTVGLKLLPFIVTLGTMQIFRGGAKVYSHGSPVNLPFDVTVYKAWMGGKGLPYGVWMMIGLVVLFTVILRYTRFGRYVFAVGSNENTATLCGVNVPKVKLLVYTIGGAMAGLAAMMNVAKSSQGDPTTAMGLELDVIAAVVIGGASLSGGEGSVLGALIGALLMTTIRTGCVLRGIPTPWTEIITGAIIVIAVIIDRLRHRTAA from the coding sequence ATGTCTCTCCGTTCCGTCTTCACTCTTCTCGGCCCGTTCCTGGCTCTGATCGTCATCTACTCCATCTTCGGGGCGATGAGGCCGGTCATGTTCTCGTCCGATGTCATGCTGAGCGTGCTGACCCAGACCGTGATCGTGGCCACTGCCGCCATCGGGATGACGCTCATCATCATTTCCGGAGGCATCGACCTCTCGGTGGGATCGATCATCGCATTCGCCTGCGTGGTCGCGGCGACTTTGATCACGAAAGGCTATCCACCGGTGGCGGTGTTTGCGGCGACGATCGGCTTCGGCGCACTCTGTGGTTTGTTCAATGGCAGCCTCACGGTGGGCCTCAAGCTGCTGCCCTTCATTGTCACGCTTGGCACGATGCAGATCTTCCGCGGCGGTGCGAAGGTGTATTCCCACGGCTCTCCGGTGAACCTTCCTTTCGATGTTACCGTTTACAAGGCATGGATGGGTGGCAAGGGTCTGCCCTACGGCGTGTGGATGATGATCGGGCTTGTGGTGTTGTTCACCGTGATCCTCCGCTACACCCGCTTCGGCCGCTATGTGTTCGCCGTCGGCTCGAATGAAAACACCGCCACGCTCTGTGGCGTGAATGTGCCAAAGGTGAAACTGCTCGTTTACACCATCGGTGGTGCGATGGCCGGCCTTGCCGCGATGATGAACGTGGCGAAGTCCTCGCAAGGCGATCCGACCACGGCGATGGGCCTGGAGCTCGATGTGATCGCCGCGGTGGTGATCGGTGGTGCCAGCTTGTCTGGTGGTGAGGGATCGGTGCTCGGTGCCTTGATCGGCGCGCTGCTGATGACCACCATCCGCACCGGTTGCGTGCTGCGTGGCATCCCGACACCTTGGACGGAGATCATCACCGGCGCCATCATTGTCATCGCCGTGATCATCGACCGCCTGCGCCACCGCACGGCGGCCTGA
- a CDS encoding DUF1501 domain-containing protein, producing MADPFFITRRHFFSRMSAGLGGLALGSLLGNRALGENVSPLLPGYAPKAKRVIYLFMSGGPAQHDLWDDKPLLRERNGEGLPDSVRGNQRLTGMSGSQAILPLAGSHFKFKPMGKNGTMVSELLPHTGAMIDDICLVKSMFTEAINHDPAMTFFQTGSQIAGRPSMGSWIHYGLGSMNENLPAFVVLVTKKMTDQPLYARLWGSGFLDSRYQGVRFSPGQDAVFYLTNPDGICGSGRRALLDKLGDLNRASFEKELDPEIESRIAQYEMAYRMQTSVPEATTIANESQSVLDLYGPDVAQAGSFAANCLQARRLAERGVRFIQLYHPGWDSHANLPRQLPGLAKEIDQPCAGLLRDLKQRGMLEDTLVVWGGEFGRTAYSQGVLTASNYGRDHHPRCFSLWMAGGGIKPGIIHGATDDFGYNITENPVHVHDLHATILNQLGLDHTKLTFFHQGRHFRLTDVAGKVVKDILV from the coding sequence ATGGCCGATCCCTTCTTCATCACCCGCCGTCATTTCTTCTCGCGCATGTCCGCAGGCCTCGGCGGCCTCGCGCTCGGATCATTGCTCGGCAACCGCGCGCTTGGAGAGAACGTGTCGCCACTTCTCCCCGGCTACGCACCGAAGGCGAAACGCGTGATCTATCTCTTCATGAGCGGCGGCCCCGCGCAGCATGACCTTTGGGATGACAAGCCACTCCTGCGCGAACGCAACGGTGAAGGCCTCCCCGATTCCGTGCGCGGCAACCAGCGCCTCACCGGTATGAGCGGAAGCCAGGCGATCCTCCCGCTCGCTGGCTCCCACTTCAAATTCAAGCCGATGGGGAAGAACGGCACCATGGTCAGCGAACTGCTGCCGCACACCGGCGCCATGATCGATGACATCTGTCTGGTGAAGTCGATGTTCACCGAGGCCATCAACCACGATCCGGCGATGACATTCTTCCAGACCGGCTCCCAGATTGCCGGCCGGCCTAGCATGGGCTCGTGGATCCACTACGGCCTCGGCAGCATGAATGAGAACCTGCCCGCGTTCGTGGTGCTGGTGACCAAGAAGATGACCGATCAACCGCTCTACGCCCGCCTCTGGGGCAGTGGATTCCTCGACTCACGCTATCAGGGCGTACGCTTCTCGCCCGGCCAGGACGCGGTGTTCTACCTCACCAATCCCGATGGCATCTGCGGCAGCGGCAGGCGCGCGCTGCTCGACAAGCTCGGCGACCTCAACCGCGCTTCGTTCGAAAAGGAACTCGATCCCGAGATCGAATCGCGCATCGCCCAATACGAGATGGCCTATCGTATGCAAACCAGCGTGCCGGAGGCCACCACCATCGCGAACGAGTCGCAATCGGTGCTCGATCTCTACGGACCGGATGTGGCGCAGGCCGGCTCCTTCGCCGCGAATTGCCTGCAGGCGCGCCGCCTCGCCGAGCGCGGCGTGCGCTTCATCCAGCTCTACCATCCCGGCTGGGACAGCCACGCCAACCTGCCGAGACAGTTGCCCGGCCTCGCCAAGGAAATCGACCAGCCCTGCGCGGGCCTGTTGAGGGATCTCAAACAACGCGGCATGCTCGAGGACACGCTGGTGGTATGGGGCGGCGAGTTCGGCCGCACCGCCTATTCACAAGGCGTTCTCACTGCCAGCAACTACGGCCGCGACCATCACCCCCGGTGCTTCTCGCTGTGGATGGCGGGCGGCGGCATCAAGCCTGGCATCATCCACGGAGCGACCGATGACTTCGGCTACAACATCACGGAGAATCCCGTGCATGTACACGATCTCCACGCCACCATCCTCAACCAGCTCGGGCTCGATCATACCAAGCTGACATTCTTCCACCAAGGCCGCCATTTCCGACTGACCGATGTGGCGGGCAAGGTGGTGAAGGATATCCTCGTCTAA
- a CDS encoding VIT domain-containing protein, translating into MKVLLRLIYFAAVFGFLAAASPGETTAAPYFHATTASGEKSGGNLPLKSSTADVWIDGTIARISLEQVYANTGDKPMEAIYVFPASTRAAVHGMTLATGGRTITARIKEKTAAKTEYEQAKSQKRTAALLEEQRPNVFQMSVANILPGDDIHVTVQWSESIPATDGTYEFVFPTVVGPRYGHQMGGATETWSANPHLEEGKPSPAGFQLAVNLSTALPLAEVKCTSHPVNVDFQSKSTAAVKLVTKTGEEAANRDFILRWKLGQDRVDAGLLLHKGEKENHFLLQVEPPKRVTPDLIPLRDYVFVLDISGSMQGFPLQTAKDLLTQLTSVLRPDDTFNIVTFSGGSEVLSLSPVANTPAMVEQARNFITKQQSGGGTELGQALDRAFALPGSEGRSRSIVVMTDGFVGFEREVFTSIRSRLGQANLFSVGIGSSVNRHLIEGMARAGQGEPFVITQPSEVNGTVTRFRDLIASPVLAKIRVEAEGVELSGIEPSPYPDLFANRPLVIAGRWSGEAKGRIIIRGIAGHGEVFEKSVDLAEATASGTDHPALPVLWARERVRHLEDELVPTSDRSIPVASPESIREVTALGLTYQLLTPYTSFVAVDETPRGFDGLAQTVKQPLPLPAGVSNSAIGTTPKPIVVNGSVPEPDAIGLISLLVTLLALQRRR; encoded by the coding sequence ATGAAAGTCCTGCTCCGCCTGATCTATTTCGCCGCCGTATTCGGTTTCCTCGCCGCCGCGTCTCCCGGCGAGACCACCGCCGCACCGTACTTCCACGCCACTACGGCAAGCGGCGAGAAGTCCGGCGGCAACCTGCCGTTGAAATCGAGCACGGCGGATGTGTGGATCGACGGCACCATCGCACGCATCTCGCTGGAACAAGTCTATGCCAACACCGGCGACAAGCCGATGGAGGCCATCTACGTCTTCCCCGCCTCCACCCGCGCCGCCGTCCATGGCATGACGCTGGCTACCGGCGGACGTACGATCACCGCACGCATCAAGGAGAAGACCGCGGCGAAGACCGAATACGAGCAGGCGAAGTCGCAGAAGAGGACCGCCGCGCTGTTGGAGGAGCAGCGACCGAACGTCTTCCAAATGTCCGTGGCGAACATTCTGCCCGGGGATGACATCCACGTCACCGTCCAGTGGTCGGAAAGCATTCCCGCCACCGATGGCACCTACGAGTTCGTCTTTCCCACGGTGGTCGGCCCGCGTTACGGTCATCAGATGGGCGGGGCCACGGAAACGTGGTCCGCCAATCCGCATCTGGAGGAAGGCAAGCCCTCGCCCGCAGGCTTCCAGCTCGCGGTCAATCTCTCCACCGCGCTGCCTCTGGCGGAAGTGAAGTGTACCAGCCATCCGGTGAACGTGGACTTCCAATCGAAGAGCACGGCCGCCGTGAAGCTGGTGACAAAGACCGGGGAAGAAGCTGCCAACCGCGATTTCATCCTGCGCTGGAAGCTCGGCCAGGATCGCGTGGACGCAGGCCTGCTGCTGCACAAGGGTGAAAAGGAAAACCACTTCCTGCTCCAGGTGGAACCGCCGAAACGCGTCACACCCGACCTCATCCCACTGCGCGACTATGTCTTCGTCCTCGATATCTCGGGATCGATGCAGGGCTTCCCGCTGCAAACCGCAAAGGATCTGCTCACCCAGCTCACCTCGGTGCTGCGGCCCGACGATACGTTCAACATCGTGACCTTTTCCGGCGGCAGCGAGGTGCTTTCGCTCAGTCCGGTGGCCAACACGCCGGCGATGGTCGAGCAGGCCCGGAACTTCATCACCAAACAGCAATCGGGAGGTGGCACCGAACTCGGCCAGGCACTGGACCGCGCCTTCGCACTGCCGGGGAGCGAAGGTCGCTCTCGTTCGATCGTGGTGATGACCGATGGCTTTGTGGGATTCGAGCGCGAGGTCTTCACCAGCATCCGCTCCCGTCTCGGACAAGCGAACCTGTTTTCCGTCGGCATCGGTTCGTCGGTGAACCGCCACTTGATCGAAGGCATGGCCCGCGCCGGACAAGGCGAGCCGTTCGTGATCACCCAGCCCTCCGAGGTGAATGGAACCGTCACCCGCTTCCGCGATCTAATCGCCAGCCCGGTGCTGGCCAAGATCCGCGTGGAAGCCGAAGGTGTGGAACTCAGCGGCATCGAACCCTCGCCGTATCCCGATCTCTTCGCCAACCGCCCGCTGGTGATCGCCGGTCGTTGGAGCGGAGAAGCAAAGGGCCGCATTATCATCCGCGGCATCGCGGGACACGGCGAAGTATTCGAGAAATCCGTCGATCTTGCGGAAGCCACCGCCAGCGGCACCGATCACCCCGCGCTGCCGGTATTGTGGGCGCGTGAACGTGTGCGCCATCTGGAGGATGAACTGGTGCCAACCTCGGATCGTAGCATTCCCGTCGCGAGCCCCGAGAGCATCCGCGAAGTCACCGCGCTGGGTCTCACCTACCAACTGCTCACGCCCTACACCTCATTCGTGGCGGTGGATGAAACGCCACGCGGATTCGACGGACTGGCCCAGACCGTGAAGCAACCGCTGCCGCTTCCCGCAGGTGTCTCGAACAGCGCGATTGGCACCACGCCAAAGCCCATCGTGGTCAACGGCTCCGTCCCCGAGCCGGACGCCATTGGTTTGATCTCATTGCTGGTCACCCTGCTGGCCCTTCAACGCCGCCGCTGA
- a CDS encoding exosortase/archaeosortase family protein, with protein sequence MITEGHTAPAPDKPSRGWLTVWLIAASLLPVIVWFIRRLDDGSDEPLGLAALGLALLLAWRDRRSIRPTPLSRGGGALLLLASALATPWLPPLLRAATAVAGVALFYGMHRRPGITALLMLSLPVIASLQFWAGYPLRALSAAGVVEILHLSGVTASRAGTGILTDGQTINVDPACSGIRMLWHILAAGAALSAFHRLSIDRSIALLAMAAMLAIPANMLRALLLVAETCGKLPSAGIFHEGAGLLCTSMVLGVMWWFAARSRGAVSSSAPVLPIHRHDVVVLVFAAMAGPWLSILSHRDISPAPLSSPPAVFSFAGVTLPLQPLPATPVEEAFANGFPGTLGSFTWSDRQVILRRVTKATRRLHPSRDCLRAAGFLTTDAIVEEHGDGSRWSRFNASRPGQDLTIRERIVSEANGQTWTDVSPWFWSALFHPLNSPWRAETVIEDR encoded by the coding sequence ATGATCACGGAAGGTCATACCGCGCCAGCGCCGGACAAGCCATCGCGCGGTTGGCTCACCGTGTGGCTGATTGCCGCCTCGCTGCTGCCGGTAATCGTCTGGTTCATCCGGCGGCTGGACGATGGCAGCGATGAACCGCTCGGCCTTGCCGCGCTCGGCTTGGCCCTGTTACTGGCATGGCGCGACCGCCGTTCGATCCGCCCCACCCCCCTCTCGCGTGGCGGCGGCGCATTGTTGTTGCTGGCCAGCGCATTGGCCACGCCGTGGCTTCCACCGCTGTTGCGCGCCGCGACCGCAGTCGCCGGAGTCGCTCTTTTCTACGGCATGCATCGTAGGCCTGGCATCACCGCGCTGTTGATGCTGTCCCTGCCGGTCATCGCCTCGCTGCAATTCTGGGCCGGGTATCCGCTGCGGGCGCTGTCCGCCGCGGGCGTGGTGGAGATCCTGCATCTCAGTGGCGTGACGGCCTCCCGCGCGGGAACCGGAATCCTCACCGACGGGCAAACGATCAATGTCGATCCCGCGTGCAGCGGCATCCGCATGCTGTGGCATATCCTCGCGGCCGGAGCCGCTCTCTCCGCCTTTCACCGGCTGTCCATCGACCGTTCGATAGCACTGCTGGCAATGGCCGCCATGCTCGCGATTCCCGCGAACATGCTGCGGGCGCTCCTGTTGGTGGCGGAAACCTGCGGCAAGCTCCCTTCCGCCGGAATCTTCCATGAAGGCGCGGGACTCCTCTGCACCTCCATGGTGCTCGGCGTGATGTGGTGGTTCGCGGCAAGAAGCCGTGGCGCGGTTTCTTCATCCGCACCAGTCCTTCCCATCCATCGTCATGACGTGGTGGTGCTGGTGTTCGCCGCCATGGCCGGGCCGTGGTTGTCGATCCTCTCTCATCGCGACATTTCGCCCGCACCGCTTTCCAGCCCGCCTGCGGTCTTTTCCTTCGCGGGAGTGACGCTTCCGCTGCAACCGCTGCCTGCCACGCCGGTGGAAGAAGCTTTCGCCAATGGGTTTCCGGGCACACTCGGCAGCTTCACCTGGAGCGACCGGCAGGTGATCCTGCGTCGCGTCACCAAGGCGACCCGCCGCCTTCATCCTTCGCGGGACTGCCTGCGTGCCGCCGGGTTTCTCACCACGGATGCCATCGTGGAGGAACACGGCGATGGCAGCCGTTGGTCGCGTTTCAATGCAAGCCGTCCGGGGCAGGACCTCACCATCCGCGAGCGGATCGTGAGCGAAGCCAATGGCCAAACGTGGACCGACGTTTCGCCGTGGTTCTGGTCCGCTCTTTTTCATCCGCTCAACAGCCCCTGGCGCGCTGAAACCGTGATCGAAGATCGGTGA